A single genomic interval of Asterias amurensis chromosome 1, ASM3211899v1 harbors:
- the LOC139935190 gene encoding uncharacterized protein isoform X2, producing the protein MTWCLVGNSGVVHLLPKTMMFVGRENCEINIPSRSVDRRHSVITFDRFESSFSIKDMETLNGTFVNDTRIPDQTYIGLHRGDSIRFGYDPITYRFDEVDDSCIRQFTAENGVTKMEIIEPDTTNSGAYLTRPHTRHEEHHSSHQYEQRANAALENNSSMSSHSKTSLPKQDSVTSPPSALYGQPSWWGQDDRLEGEEFMEEKEEDSRQRSDTYTSNGKDMHSTSSTGNVKQLERPTKLPLNEAERDIPIHMYTRRPTDLNPTTPSKRAPTTTPEHTEVTLVSASEKHVGFTIEFNAKEDAPKMSMNESLSEFVPATVKNKIEESTKIVEGRKAERKMKKSYGDDPDSYQSPRVSPSAVQKLNSLWATSPGKKAPKVGQGDSRSANNSEAGKVDSSKQLKVRPLVSPRQPTTSKSGPVISRSSHGGGHHRGEAEENQNGDNVSESGTYTIESEDQSKELLEARSKIDEVFGVDASMDTRQGSDEDTDKDVGDEEIEEEAVTAEAVHTQQVDINRYLDQEYGKPIEQESVKPSDAHASFQPKPPATGSSSTTPAWVRQWAVLANKDNPKPPHEHGKYIQGTNSHSPRDHSVGEAYKNHTQDHAQSAAPKPPPRRSGGKRLLPTTPPERGDQHLPHSTSLDDSPRTNGIRQSPSSAFYSPRNPETTTKEVTSPPWGTRPSEVNPTVSISRADIDLRQSHDDDGLDLNTEVSMDTDLLLKDTETFVKNLEMRMRGRKESTPSPELSESYDYSHRSFDGDIDTDLDSTSCVGVVGSLGNTYPQRGNQASLPPSGYQGKRSSEDRNAQSKSSDTKTPDSKSKKGSIWNRLSQPVRYKRTEKTPQSSKNKDSSATSDCMSDSMDSASFRRNTSLSASLPTGRVTGRKTPKESDSRDTSPKIIRKIKANLSKPRQTRSTMLRKSRFDGKDSPGPEQQDIISPSSSMSDMSSSRNPSMLRRSSLQKDNGRCQSPKDLHARTKTTGARIDTGRQRLSSRSSDQTPRSEVSLGGQIAQHARSQSLREPKTNSGEMSARIMGKTQNSSTTSSARTSTTTASRKLSQSSSDALPVKKASTGTWRRYKEPPPDESENINAYIRSVTGRHSSLSSADESSIKSAPIYNHYKPRSNSSTTAPQQKTVSMQQLRGSVSRSQHELRNGDDIAQASNSLAQSLQRLAKGEGAFGMAMENIPKDERMMDEIFSEDTVGVNSNNERQAASYKQPLQRSTSVSNNIAEGLYSQTPVLAKPGSPPISLKHKQWSKPESFDMLVMSSISHLSIKLKDASDKMAYKLKKLQSPNATDAELALVLKDTESPLLKTHNKEIATILRNMRQLEKRLTEINEMIDPREEIQLPQQLTPAAQIRRQYISDSSMQGNGSKTQPWSKPSPAETPRSARSDESEYYL; encoded by the exons GAAATTATTGAGCCTGACACCACAAACTCAGGT GCTTATCTGACTCGACCACACACCAGACATGAAGAGCACCATTCATCTCATCAGTACGAGCAAAGGGCAAATGCTGCATTGGAGAACAACAGCAGCATGTCTTCTCATAGTAAGACGTCACTGCCTAAACAAG ATTCAGTGACTTCCCCACCGTCTGCTCTCTATGGTCAGCCATCATGGTGGGGTCAAGATGACCGATTGGAAGGGGAGGAGTTTATGGAGGAGAAAGAGGAGGACTCAAGGCAGAGGAGCGACACATACACATCCAATGGGAAAG ATATGCACTCAACGTCAAGCACCGGCAACGTTAAACAACTGGAACGACCCACAAAGCTTCCCCTAAACGAAGCAGAAAGAGACATTCCCATTCATATGTACACCCGTCGCCCAACGGATCTCAACCCAACCACCCCAAGTAAAcgtgctccaaccaccacacCCGAGCACACCGAGGTCACGCTGGTGTCTGCCTCTGAGAAACATGTCGGCTTCACCATCGAGTTCAATGCTAAGGAGGACGCTCCCAAGATGTCCATGAACGAGAGTCTGAGCGAGTTTGTGCCGGCGACCGTTAAGAATAAAATCGAAGAGAGCACGAAGATCGTCGAGGGGAGAAAGGCAGAGAGGAAGATGAAGAAGAGTTATGGTGATGATCCTGATAGTTATCAG TCACCAAGAGTGTCACCATCAGCAGTGCAAAAGCTCAACAGTCTGTGGGCCACTTCACCAGGCAAGAAGGCCCCCAAGGTGGGTCAGGGTGACTCCAGATCGGCCAATAACTCAG AAGCTGGTAAAGTTGACTCCTCAAAGCAGTTGAAGGTACGACCACTTGTTTCTCCTCGACAACCAACAACATCCAAATCGGGCCCGGTCATATCTCGCTCATCTCACGGCGGCGGCCACCACAGAGGCGAGGCAGAGGAAAACCAGAACGGGGACAATGTGAGCGAGTCAGGGACCTATACCATTGAGAGTGAGGACCAGTCTAAAGAACTCCTGGAGGCGCGGTCGAAGATTGATGAAGTGTTTGGGGTGGATGCGAGCATGGACACCAGGCAGGGCAGTGATGAAGACACCGATAAGGATGTCGGCGACGAGGAGATCGAAGAGGAGGCTGTAACTGCAGAAGCTGTCCATACACAACAGGTGGATATCAATAGATATTTGGATCAGGAGTATGGAAAGCCTATTGAGCAAGAAAGTGTTAAACCGTCAGATGCACATGCATCCTTTCAG CCAAAGCCACCTGCAACAGGGTCTTCTTCTACTACCCCGGCCTGGGTACGACAATGGGCCGTCCTAGCGAATAAAGACAACCCTAAACCTCCCCATGAACACGGCAAATACATTCAGGGTACCAATTCACATAGTCCAAGGGATCACAGTGTTGGCGAAGCGTACAAGAACCACACCCAGGATCATGCCCAATCAGCCGCCCCTAAACCTCCTCCAAGGAGGTCTGGCGGAAAACGCCTCTTGCCGACAACTCCTCCAGAGAGGGGAGACCAACACTTACCCCACTCGACCAGTTTGGACGACTCCCCACGAACCAACGGCATCAGGCAGTCACCCTCAAGTGCTTTTTATAGTCCAAGGAACCCAGAGACCACAACGAAGGAAGTAACTTCACCCCCATGGGGAACTCGACCCTCGGAAGTGAATCCAACGGTATCAATCAGCAGAGCAGATATAGATCTCAGACAATCGCATGATGACGATGGATTGGACTTAAACACAGAGGTATCTATGGATACTGATTTACTCCTCAAGGACACAGAAACATTCGTTAAGAATCTTGAGATGAGGATGCGTGGTCGTAAGGAATCGACACCATCACCGGAGCTCTCAGAGTCTTATGACTACTCCCATCGCTCGTTCGACGGGGATATTGACACGGACTTGGATTCCACTAGTTGTGTTGGTGTGGTTGGGTCTCTTGGGAATACTTACCCTCAGAGGGGTAACCAAGCGAGTCTTCCACCCTCGGGATATCAAGGTAAGAGGAGTAGCGAGGACAGAAATGCACAATCCAAGAGCAGTGACACAAAAACACCGGATTCTAAGAGCAAAAAGGGAAGCATCTGGAACCGTTTATCCCAACCTGTGAGATACAAACGCACTGAGAAAACGCCACAATCTTCTAAAAACAAAGACTCGTCTGCCACCTCAGATTGCATGAGCGATTCCATGGACTCGGCCTCTTTCCGTCGTAATACCAGCCTGTCTGCCTCATTACCAACAGGACGCGTGACTGGCCGTAAAACTCCCAAGGAGTCGGATAGCCGGGATACCAGCCCCAAGATCATCAGGAAGATCAAAGCTAACCTTAGCAAGCCTAGGCAGACCAGAAGCACTATGTTGCGTAAATCTCGCTTTGACGGCAAGGATTCTCCCGGTCCAGAGCAGCAGGACATCATCAGCCCCAGCTCAAGCATGTCCGATATGAGCAGCTCCAGAAACCCATCCATGCTTCGACGATCCAGCCTCCAGAAGGATAACGGCCGTTGCCAGAGTCCGAAGGATTTGCACGCCAGGACAAAAACAACCGGTGCGAGGATTGACACTGGTAGACAAAGGCTGAGCAGTCGTAGCAGTGATCAGACACCGAGGAGCGAAGTGAGTCTAGGTGGACAGATCGCTCAACATGCTCGCAGCCAGTCTCTCAGAGAACCAAAGACGAATTCCGGTGAAATGAGTGCTAGAATCATGGGTaaaactcaaaactcatcaACAACTTCATCCGCTAGGACGTCCACGACAACTGCTTCGAGAAAGTTGTCTCAGAGCTCCTCAGATGCATTGCCTGTCAAGAAAGCCTCAACTGGAACTTGGAGAAG GTACAAAGAACCACCCCCAGATGAAAGTGAAAATATCAACGCCTACATCAGATCTGTCACAGGTCGCCATTCTTCGCTATCCAGCGCCGATGAGAGCAGCATTAAGTCAGCGCCAATCTACAACCACTACAAGCCTCGCAGTAACAGCAGCACCACTGCACCCCAGCAGAAGACCGTTTCCATGCAGCAGTTGAGGGGCAGCGTGTCACGCTCTCAGCACGAGCTGAGGAACGGTGATGATATCGCCCAGGCTAGCAACTCCCTTGCTCAGAGCTTACAGCGGCTGGCCAAAGGGGAAGGGGCCTTCGGAATGGCCATGGAAAACATACCCAAAGATGAG AGGATGATGGATGAGATATTCTCAGAGGATACTGTTGGTGTGAACTCTAACAACGAGAGACAGGCCGCGAGCTACAAACAGCCATTACAACGCTCTACGTCAGTCAGCAATAACATCGCTGAAG GCTTATATTCTCAGACTCCAGTGTTGGCCAAACCAGGAAGTCCTCCTATCTCCCTCAAACATAAACAGTGGAGTAAACCAGAG TCCTTTGACATGCTGGTGATGTCCTCAATAAGTCACCTATCCATCAAACTCAAGGACGCTTCAGATAAAATGGCTTACAAACTCAA GAAACTTCAATCTCCTAATGCCACTGATGCAGAGCTAGCACTCGTCCTGAAAGATACAGAGTCGCCGTTATTGAAGACTCACAATAAGGAGATAGCTACTATCTTACGGAATATGAGACAGCTGGAGAAAAGACTAACTG AAATCAATGAAATGATCGACCCCCGTGAAGAGATACAACTACCACAGCAGCTCACCCCAGCAGCCCAGATACGACGTCAGTACATCAGTGATTCCTCCATGCAAGGCAATGGATCCAAGACACAACCATGGAGTAAACCAAGCCCTGCAGAAACACCAAGATCTGCAAGGAGTGATGAGTCGGAGTATTACCTCTAG
- the LOC139935190 gene encoding uncharacterized protein isoform X1 yields MTWCLVGNSGVVHLLPKTMMFVGRENCEINIPSRSVDRRHSVITFDRFESSFSIKDMETLNGTFVNDTRIPDQTYIGLHRGDSIRFGYDPITYRFDEVDDSCIRQFTAENGVTKMQTDRMEDIKEAPDVDEGCRYEQLDHIMEEEIIEPDTTNSGAYLTRPHTRHEEHHSSHQYEQRANAALENNSSMSSHSKTSLPKQDSVTSPPSALYGQPSWWGQDDRLEGEEFMEEKEEDSRQRSDTYTSNGKDMHSTSSTGNVKQLERPTKLPLNEAERDIPIHMYTRRPTDLNPTTPSKRAPTTTPEHTEVTLVSASEKHVGFTIEFNAKEDAPKMSMNESLSEFVPATVKNKIEESTKIVEGRKAERKMKKSYGDDPDSYQSPRVSPSAVQKLNSLWATSPGKKAPKVGQGDSRSANNSEAGKVDSSKQLKVRPLVSPRQPTTSKSGPVISRSSHGGGHHRGEAEENQNGDNVSESGTYTIESEDQSKELLEARSKIDEVFGVDASMDTRQGSDEDTDKDVGDEEIEEEAVTAEAVHTQQVDINRYLDQEYGKPIEQESVKPSDAHASFQPKPPATGSSSTTPAWVRQWAVLANKDNPKPPHEHGKYIQGTNSHSPRDHSVGEAYKNHTQDHAQSAAPKPPPRRSGGKRLLPTTPPERGDQHLPHSTSLDDSPRTNGIRQSPSSAFYSPRNPETTTKEVTSPPWGTRPSEVNPTVSISRADIDLRQSHDDDGLDLNTEVSMDTDLLLKDTETFVKNLEMRMRGRKESTPSPELSESYDYSHRSFDGDIDTDLDSTSCVGVVGSLGNTYPQRGNQASLPPSGYQGKRSSEDRNAQSKSSDTKTPDSKSKKGSIWNRLSQPVRYKRTEKTPQSSKNKDSSATSDCMSDSMDSASFRRNTSLSASLPTGRVTGRKTPKESDSRDTSPKIIRKIKANLSKPRQTRSTMLRKSRFDGKDSPGPEQQDIISPSSSMSDMSSSRNPSMLRRSSLQKDNGRCQSPKDLHARTKTTGARIDTGRQRLSSRSSDQTPRSEVSLGGQIAQHARSQSLREPKTNSGEMSARIMGKTQNSSTTSSARTSTTTASRKLSQSSSDALPVKKASTGTWRRYKEPPPDESENINAYIRSVTGRHSSLSSADESSIKSAPIYNHYKPRSNSSTTAPQQKTVSMQQLRGSVSRSQHELRNGDDIAQASNSLAQSLQRLAKGEGAFGMAMENIPKDERMMDEIFSEDTVGVNSNNERQAASYKQPLQRSTSVSNNIAEGLYSQTPVLAKPGSPPISLKHKQWSKPESFDMLVMSSISHLSIKLKDASDKMAYKLKKLQSPNATDAELALVLKDTESPLLKTHNKEIATILRNMRQLEKRLTEINEMIDPREEIQLPQQLTPAAQIRRQYISDSSMQGNGSKTQPWSKPSPAETPRSARSDESEYYL; encoded by the exons CAGACGGACAGAATGGAAGATATAAAAGAAGCTCCAGACGTTGATGAGGGATGTAGATATGAGCAACTTGACCACATTATGGAAGAG GAAATTATTGAGCCTGACACCACAAACTCAGGT GCTTATCTGACTCGACCACACACCAGACATGAAGAGCACCATTCATCTCATCAGTACGAGCAAAGGGCAAATGCTGCATTGGAGAACAACAGCAGCATGTCTTCTCATAGTAAGACGTCACTGCCTAAACAAG ATTCAGTGACTTCCCCACCGTCTGCTCTCTATGGTCAGCCATCATGGTGGGGTCAAGATGACCGATTGGAAGGGGAGGAGTTTATGGAGGAGAAAGAGGAGGACTCAAGGCAGAGGAGCGACACATACACATCCAATGGGAAAG ATATGCACTCAACGTCAAGCACCGGCAACGTTAAACAACTGGAACGACCCACAAAGCTTCCCCTAAACGAAGCAGAAAGAGACATTCCCATTCATATGTACACCCGTCGCCCAACGGATCTCAACCCAACCACCCCAAGTAAAcgtgctccaaccaccacacCCGAGCACACCGAGGTCACGCTGGTGTCTGCCTCTGAGAAACATGTCGGCTTCACCATCGAGTTCAATGCTAAGGAGGACGCTCCCAAGATGTCCATGAACGAGAGTCTGAGCGAGTTTGTGCCGGCGACCGTTAAGAATAAAATCGAAGAGAGCACGAAGATCGTCGAGGGGAGAAAGGCAGAGAGGAAGATGAAGAAGAGTTATGGTGATGATCCTGATAGTTATCAG TCACCAAGAGTGTCACCATCAGCAGTGCAAAAGCTCAACAGTCTGTGGGCCACTTCACCAGGCAAGAAGGCCCCCAAGGTGGGTCAGGGTGACTCCAGATCGGCCAATAACTCAG AAGCTGGTAAAGTTGACTCCTCAAAGCAGTTGAAGGTACGACCACTTGTTTCTCCTCGACAACCAACAACATCCAAATCGGGCCCGGTCATATCTCGCTCATCTCACGGCGGCGGCCACCACAGAGGCGAGGCAGAGGAAAACCAGAACGGGGACAATGTGAGCGAGTCAGGGACCTATACCATTGAGAGTGAGGACCAGTCTAAAGAACTCCTGGAGGCGCGGTCGAAGATTGATGAAGTGTTTGGGGTGGATGCGAGCATGGACACCAGGCAGGGCAGTGATGAAGACACCGATAAGGATGTCGGCGACGAGGAGATCGAAGAGGAGGCTGTAACTGCAGAAGCTGTCCATACACAACAGGTGGATATCAATAGATATTTGGATCAGGAGTATGGAAAGCCTATTGAGCAAGAAAGTGTTAAACCGTCAGATGCACATGCATCCTTTCAG CCAAAGCCACCTGCAACAGGGTCTTCTTCTACTACCCCGGCCTGGGTACGACAATGGGCCGTCCTAGCGAATAAAGACAACCCTAAACCTCCCCATGAACACGGCAAATACATTCAGGGTACCAATTCACATAGTCCAAGGGATCACAGTGTTGGCGAAGCGTACAAGAACCACACCCAGGATCATGCCCAATCAGCCGCCCCTAAACCTCCTCCAAGGAGGTCTGGCGGAAAACGCCTCTTGCCGACAACTCCTCCAGAGAGGGGAGACCAACACTTACCCCACTCGACCAGTTTGGACGACTCCCCACGAACCAACGGCATCAGGCAGTCACCCTCAAGTGCTTTTTATAGTCCAAGGAACCCAGAGACCACAACGAAGGAAGTAACTTCACCCCCATGGGGAACTCGACCCTCGGAAGTGAATCCAACGGTATCAATCAGCAGAGCAGATATAGATCTCAGACAATCGCATGATGACGATGGATTGGACTTAAACACAGAGGTATCTATGGATACTGATTTACTCCTCAAGGACACAGAAACATTCGTTAAGAATCTTGAGATGAGGATGCGTGGTCGTAAGGAATCGACACCATCACCGGAGCTCTCAGAGTCTTATGACTACTCCCATCGCTCGTTCGACGGGGATATTGACACGGACTTGGATTCCACTAGTTGTGTTGGTGTGGTTGGGTCTCTTGGGAATACTTACCCTCAGAGGGGTAACCAAGCGAGTCTTCCACCCTCGGGATATCAAGGTAAGAGGAGTAGCGAGGACAGAAATGCACAATCCAAGAGCAGTGACACAAAAACACCGGATTCTAAGAGCAAAAAGGGAAGCATCTGGAACCGTTTATCCCAACCTGTGAGATACAAACGCACTGAGAAAACGCCACAATCTTCTAAAAACAAAGACTCGTCTGCCACCTCAGATTGCATGAGCGATTCCATGGACTCGGCCTCTTTCCGTCGTAATACCAGCCTGTCTGCCTCATTACCAACAGGACGCGTGACTGGCCGTAAAACTCCCAAGGAGTCGGATAGCCGGGATACCAGCCCCAAGATCATCAGGAAGATCAAAGCTAACCTTAGCAAGCCTAGGCAGACCAGAAGCACTATGTTGCGTAAATCTCGCTTTGACGGCAAGGATTCTCCCGGTCCAGAGCAGCAGGACATCATCAGCCCCAGCTCAAGCATGTCCGATATGAGCAGCTCCAGAAACCCATCCATGCTTCGACGATCCAGCCTCCAGAAGGATAACGGCCGTTGCCAGAGTCCGAAGGATTTGCACGCCAGGACAAAAACAACCGGTGCGAGGATTGACACTGGTAGACAAAGGCTGAGCAGTCGTAGCAGTGATCAGACACCGAGGAGCGAAGTGAGTCTAGGTGGACAGATCGCTCAACATGCTCGCAGCCAGTCTCTCAGAGAACCAAAGACGAATTCCGGTGAAATGAGTGCTAGAATCATGGGTaaaactcaaaactcatcaACAACTTCATCCGCTAGGACGTCCACGACAACTGCTTCGAGAAAGTTGTCTCAGAGCTCCTCAGATGCATTGCCTGTCAAGAAAGCCTCAACTGGAACTTGGAGAAG GTACAAAGAACCACCCCCAGATGAAAGTGAAAATATCAACGCCTACATCAGATCTGTCACAGGTCGCCATTCTTCGCTATCCAGCGCCGATGAGAGCAGCATTAAGTCAGCGCCAATCTACAACCACTACAAGCCTCGCAGTAACAGCAGCACCACTGCACCCCAGCAGAAGACCGTTTCCATGCAGCAGTTGAGGGGCAGCGTGTCACGCTCTCAGCACGAGCTGAGGAACGGTGATGATATCGCCCAGGCTAGCAACTCCCTTGCTCAGAGCTTACAGCGGCTGGCCAAAGGGGAAGGGGCCTTCGGAATGGCCATGGAAAACATACCCAAAGATGAG AGGATGATGGATGAGATATTCTCAGAGGATACTGTTGGTGTGAACTCTAACAACGAGAGACAGGCCGCGAGCTACAAACAGCCATTACAACGCTCTACGTCAGTCAGCAATAACATCGCTGAAG GCTTATATTCTCAGACTCCAGTGTTGGCCAAACCAGGAAGTCCTCCTATCTCCCTCAAACATAAACAGTGGAGTAAACCAGAG TCCTTTGACATGCTGGTGATGTCCTCAATAAGTCACCTATCCATCAAACTCAAGGACGCTTCAGATAAAATGGCTTACAAACTCAA GAAACTTCAATCTCCTAATGCCACTGATGCAGAGCTAGCACTCGTCCTGAAAGATACAGAGTCGCCGTTATTGAAGACTCACAATAAGGAGATAGCTACTATCTTACGGAATATGAGACAGCTGGAGAAAAGACTAACTG AAATCAATGAAATGATCGACCCCCGTGAAGAGATACAACTACCACAGCAGCTCACCCCAGCAGCCCAGATACGACGTCAGTACATCAGTGATTCCTCCATGCAAGGCAATGGATCCAAGACACAACCATGGAGTAAACCAAGCCCTGCAGAAACACCAAGATCTGCAAGGAGTGATGAGTCGGAGTATTACCTCTAG